The Helicoverpa armigera isolate CAAS_96S chromosome 18, ASM3070526v1, whole genome shotgun sequence genome has a window encoding:
- the LOC110382233 gene encoding putative neuropeptide precursor protein isoform X1: MLLLNLTAFFAVFLMGGAVPTPTNKDGGGPIGELPENWDQTKDDTQSLFLNKSDKNDLEPYPLALSEEGNSEGYEQGVDQRFDSPQPNGELDNLIMRPELYGEPPAMEGLAPSYDSRRRKRGSGTKVGGAGAATKVATKSGSGKKNLKPEQHDALSPVDSMTHEHDAHRRKRGSGTKVGGAAASAKTATKNSGGNKKNFRPISERRKRDSGLSAADVRALLNLWEAQERKKQEWNAQNQWGPEHYYGVGHVNAEEEQPEVDENGDLWYSEPVVISPRERDYPRHSYFSEQNRMALAHGYPDMYQVGPAELAQRYEEARRKRQYANKMKRFMVARKRSDGMMSHQNNYRPRDDLYTLAELLRSAPRVQEQDIPVYRRLIL; this comes from the exons ATGTTATTACTTAATTTGACCGCATTTTTTGCGGTTTTTCTGATGGGTGGTGCGGTGCCTACGCCTACTAACAAAG atGGTGGCGGCCCAATTGGTGAGCTCCCCGAGAATTGGGACCAGACAAAAGACGACACTCAATCGCTTTTCCTGAATAAGAGCGATAAAAATGACTTGGAGCCTTATCCGTTGGCTTTAAGCGAGGAAG GAAATTCCGAAGGGTATGAACAAGGAGTAGATCAGAGATTCGATTCCCCCCAACCAAACGGGGAACTCGACAATTTAATCATGAGACCTGAACTGTACGGAGAACCACCTGCCATGGAAGGTTTAGCACCCAGCTACGACTCCCGTCGTCGCAAGCGAGGCAGTGGAACTAAAGTTGGAGGTGCCGGAGCCGCAACGAAAGTAGCAACCAAATCCGGTTCGGGCAAGAAAAATCTCAA ACCAGAGCAGCACGATGCTCTCTCGCCCGTGGATTCAATGACTCATGAACACGATGCGCACCGCCGCAAGCGCGGCAGTGGCACAAAGGTGGGCGGCGCGGCCGCCTCTGCCAAAACGGCCACTAAAAATTCCGGTGGAAATAAAAAGAACTTCAG GCCCATCTCAGAACGTCGCAAACGTGACTCTGGTCTCAGCGCTGCTGATGTCCGAGCTCTACTCAACCTGTGGGAGGCCCAGGAACGTAAAAAACAGGAATGGAACGCACAAAACCAGTGGGGGCCCGAACATTATTATGGAGTTGGCCATGTCAACGCCGAAGAAGAGCAGCCTGAAGTAGATGAAAATGGTGACCTCTGGTACAGCGAGCCTGTCGTAATCTCTCCTCGTGAACGAGACTACCCTCGCCACTCTTATTTCTCGGAACAGAACCGCATGGCCCTGGCTCACGGCTACCCTGATATGTACCAAGTCGGTCCGGCGGAATTAGCGCAACGATACGAAGAGGCGCGTCGCAAGAGGCAATACGCCAACAAGATGAAGCGCTTCATGGTGGCCAGGAAACGTTCGGACGGCATGATGAGCCACCAGAACAACTATCGGCCCCGCGACGACCTGTACACTCTGGCTGAGCTGCTGCGCTCTGCCCCGCGGGTGCAAGAACAAGACATTCCTGTATATCGGCGACTGATACTGTAA
- the LOC110382238 gene encoding peptidyl-prolyl cis-trans isomerase sig-7 yields MAVVIETTLGDITVDLYLDQRPVTCLNFLKLCKMKYYNFNLFHTIRSGFIAQTGDPSGEGSGGQSIFGLLEGPEKRFFSGEKMPKIRHTDVGLLSMVGTGDMMIGSQFFFTLASDLDSLDGIHCVIGEVTEGHDVLRKLNDVICDEGHRPYRDVRITHTVVLEDPFNDPKGLRAPSRSPSPSAERLKGGRIAPDEEIDETQGKSAAEIQEIIEEKEAKARATILEIVGDLPDADIAPPENVLFVCKLNPVTTDDDLEIIFSRFGKIVSCEVIRDKKTGDSLQYAFIEFGDKKSCEDAYFKMDNVLIDDRRIHVDFSQSVSKMKWLGKGRGVKYFNDDEAKERERGNHMKNNKSVHSKNRDDEHRNRDRNDRNEYSNNRKTDERERNRDKERRSDRHYRHEKESNHRTNREEEKSHRRRSRSRSKHDNRLRDDRNSYNYSDKSIRSHKNEYDRNANEQKREKSTDHNNSKNIDRNKEYKRESSKQENDKNINNSDHNLAKNSEHNAKEYKHHHSNKYENERKENDQVGQNVFRDSDKHNKEYKNDSKKLENKRNKEDSNTEQSRSPSRQKGREKYKDHKSKQDKVDRRSEKESKSRKSKLSSEDMEQVPSKRSKKESHSTEPRTPTPTDEKRKHKTTSKSKHSEKKIEKSKRNAKKKRKPSTSSDSSTESSSSSSESSSSSDDDRKKKSLKRRKKKYSTSSTSSSDSTSSSSSSSTDSSSSSSSSSDDGKRKKTRKRSNKKKKL; encoded by the coding sequence ATGGCAGTAGTGATTGAAACAACCCTCGGGGACATCACAGTTGATTTATATCTGGATCAACGACCCGTAACATGTTTAAACTTTCTGAAGCTGTGCAAGATGAAATACTACAACTTTAACTTGTTTCATACGATCAGGAGTGGTTTTATAGCCCAGACGGGAGATCCTTCAGGTGAAGGTTCCGGGGGACAGTCTATATTCGGGCTGCTGGAAGGGCCAGAGAAAAGATTCTTCTCAGGCGAGAAGATGCCGAAAATTCGGCACACAGACGTCGGCCTGCTCTCAATGGTTGGAACAGGGGATATGATGATTGGTTCGCAGTTCTTCTTCACGCTCGCTTCTGACTTGGACTCTCTAGACGGAATACATTGCGTTATTGGAGAGGTTACTGAAGGGCATGATGTACTAAGAAAGCTGAATGACGTGATATGTGATGAAGGTCACCGGCCGTACCGCGACGTGCGTATTACTCACACCGTAGTTCTGGAAGATCCCTTCAATGACCCTAAAGGGCTAAGAGCACCATCTAGATCTCCATCACCAAGTGCTGAGCGTCTCAAGGGTGGCAGAATTGCTCCAGATGAAGAAATTGATGAAACCCAAGGTAAATCTGCTGCGGAAATACAAGAGATCATTGAAGAGAAAGAAGCTAAAGCCCGAGCCACTATTCTAGAAATTGTCGGTGACTTGCCTGATGCTGATATCGCCCCCCCTGAAAATGTACTCTTTGTTTGTAAACTCAATCCAGTCACAACAGATGATGATCTAGAAATTATATTTAGCAGGTTTGGTAAAATAGTTAGCTGTGAAGTTATAAGAGATAAGAAAACAGGTGACTCTTTACAATATGCTTTTATTGAATTTGGAGATAAAAAGTCATGTGAAGATGCATATTTTAAAATGGACAATGTTTTAATAGATGACAGACGAATTCATGTCGACTTTTCTCAATCTGTATCTAAAATGAAATGGTTGGGCAAAGGCAGAGGAGTCAAGTACTTCAATGATGATGAGGCCAAAGAGAGAGAACGAGGAAACCatatgaaaaacaataaatctgTCCATTCAAAAAATAGAGATGATGAACATAGAAACCGTGACAGAAATGATAGAAATGAATACAGTAACAATAGAAAAACAGATGAGCGGGAAAGAAACAGAGATAAAGAAAGAAGGTCAGACAGGCATTACAGACATGAAAAAGAATCCAATCACAGAACAAATCGAGAAGAAGAAAAGTCCCATCGGAGAAGAAGTAGGAGTCGTTCCAAACATGACAACAGACTGAGAGATGATAGAAATAGCTATAATTACTCTGACAAAAGTATCAGAAGTCATAAAAATGAGTATGATAGAAATGCAAATGAACAAAAACGCGAGAAATCCACTGACCACAATAATTCAAAGAATATTGATAGAAACAAAGAGTATAAAAGGGAATCTAGTAAacaagaaaatgataaaaatataaataattcagaCCACAATCTTGCAAAGAATTCAGAGCATAATGCCAAAGAATATAAACATCATCAttctaataaatatgaaaatgaaaggAAAGAAAATGATCAAGTTGGCCAAAATGTTTTCAGAGATTCTGATAAACACAATAAAGAGTACAAAAATGATTCAAAAAAACTtgagaataaaagaaataaagaagatTCTAACACTGAGCAGTCAAGATCTCCATCCAGGCAGAAGGgtagagaaaaatataaagatcaCAAAAGTAAACAAGACAAAGTTGATAGAAGATCAGAAAAGGAAAGTAAGAGCAGAAAATCAAAGCTTAGTAGTGAAGATATGGAACAAGTTCCAAGCAAAAGGTCTAAAAAAGAATCACACAGTACAGAACCTAGGACACCAACACCTACTGATGAGAAGAGAAAACACAAGACCACTTCCAAATCTAAACACagtgaaaagaaaattgaaaaatctaaGAGGAATGCAAAAAAGAAGCGTAAACCATCAACATCATCCGATAGTTCAACAGAATCTAGCTCTTCTAGTAGTGAATCCAGTTCTTCGAGCGATGATGACCGCAAGAAAAAGTCTTTGAAAAGAAGGAAGAAGAAATATTCCACATCAAGCACTAGTAGTAGTGACAGCACCAGTTCTAGTTCATCATCAAGCACTGACTCTAGCAGTTCTTCAAGCTCCAGTTCAGACGATGGTAAAAGGAAAAAGACTCGTAAACGTTCCAATAAGAagaaaaagttatag
- the LOC135118091 gene encoding uncharacterized protein LOC135118091 isoform X1, with protein sequence MPRRCELGCSHNPGVTQHQFPHPEKNPELFKAWVNIVGGKLETADDIKFYRKRVICDIHFADKFKNRNNRLNNIAVPTLHLQGAPSQDAHMPPATPHIPTELPMPEHNIWNLPSTSKQIVTVAPSQDAHMPPATPHIPTELPMPEHNIWDLPSTSKQIITAAPPNACVIAAEHNYCSKHGIQQRRKLKGDKKKLKSTSSLENELKISRFQMKNLKTEIIRLRKRSSSLKERLASVDKISNTNCLKKITRNMTTAAKIFTNMQYTQTHKRARGRRFTLKEKVLSLSMYKKSPKSYTLLYKYFTLPSIKSLKRLLAKIEIESG encoded by the exons atgccgaggcggtgcgaattgggatgttcacacaacccgg gtgtgacacaacatcaatttccacacccagaaaagaatcctgagttattcaaagcctgggttaatatagttggtggaaaactggagactgcagatgatatcaaattttacagaaagcgagtcatctgtgacatacattttgcagacaagtttaagaatcgcaacaaccgtttaaataacatagctgttcctactctccatcttcagg gtgctccatcacaagatgctcatatgcctcctgcaactccacatataccaactgaacttcctatgcctgaacataatatatggaatctgccttctacatcaaagcaaatagtcactg ttgctccatcacaagatgctcatatgcctcctgcaactccacatataccaactgaacttcctatgcctgaacataatatatgggatctgccttctacatcaaagcaaataatcactg ctgcacctcccaatgcgtgtgttatagcagcagaacataattattgcagtaaacatggtatacaacaaagacggaaacttaaaggagacaaaa aaaaactgaaatcaacttcatcgctggagaatgaattaaagatttcaagattccaaatgaagaatttaaaaaccgaaattattcggttacgtaaacggagtagtagtttgaaagaaagattagccagcgttgataaaattagcaatacaaattgtttaaaaaaaataacgagaaatatgacaactgcagcaaaaatattcacaaacatgcagtacacccaaactcacaagagagctcgtgggcggaggtttactttaaaggaaaaagttttgtctctctccatgtacaaaaagagtcccaagagttatactcttttatataaatactttacattgccctctataaaatcattaaaaaggcttcttgcgaaaattgaaatagagtcgggctaa
- the LOC135118091 gene encoding uncharacterized protein LOC135118091 isoform X2: protein MPRRCELGCSHNPGVTQHQFPHPEKNPELFKAWVNIVGGKLETADDIKFYRKRVICDIHFADKFKNRNNRLNNIAVPTLHLQGAPSQDAHMPPATPHIPTELPMPEHNIWNLPSTSKQIVTVAPSQDAHMPPATPHIPTELPMPEHNIWDLPSTSKQIITGM from the exons atgccgaggcggtgcgaattgggatgttcacacaacccgg gtgtgacacaacatcaatttccacacccagaaaagaatcctgagttattcaaagcctgggttaatatagttggtggaaaactggagactgcagatgatatcaaattttacagaaagcgagtcatctgtgacatacattttgcagacaagtttaagaatcgcaacaaccgtttaaataacatagctgttcctactctccatcttcagg gtgctccatcacaagatgctcatatgcctcctgcaactccacatataccaactgaacttcctatgcctgaacataatatatggaatctgccttctacatcaaagcaaatagtcactg ttgctccatcacaagatgctcatatgcctcctgcaactccacatataccaactgaacttcctatgcctgaacataatatatgggatctgccttctacatcaaagcaaataatcactggtatgtaa
- the LOC110382233 gene encoding putative neuropeptide precursor protein isoform X2, whose product MLLLNLTAFFAVFLMGGAVPTPTNKGNSEGYEQGVDQRFDSPQPNGELDNLIMRPELYGEPPAMEGLAPSYDSRRRKRGSGTKVGGAGAATKVATKSGSGKKNLKPEQHDALSPVDSMTHEHDAHRRKRGSGTKVGGAAASAKTATKNSGGNKKNFRPISERRKRDSGLSAADVRALLNLWEAQERKKQEWNAQNQWGPEHYYGVGHVNAEEEQPEVDENGDLWYSEPVVISPRERDYPRHSYFSEQNRMALAHGYPDMYQVGPAELAQRYEEARRKRQYANKMKRFMVARKRSDGMMSHQNNYRPRDDLYTLAELLRSAPRVQEQDIPVYRRLIL is encoded by the exons ATGTTATTACTTAATTTGACCGCATTTTTTGCGGTTTTTCTGATGGGTGGTGCGGTGCCTACGCCTACTAACAAAG GAAATTCCGAAGGGTATGAACAAGGAGTAGATCAGAGATTCGATTCCCCCCAACCAAACGGGGAACTCGACAATTTAATCATGAGACCTGAACTGTACGGAGAACCACCTGCCATGGAAGGTTTAGCACCCAGCTACGACTCCCGTCGTCGCAAGCGAGGCAGTGGAACTAAAGTTGGAGGTGCCGGAGCCGCAACGAAAGTAGCAACCAAATCCGGTTCGGGCAAGAAAAATCTCAA ACCAGAGCAGCACGATGCTCTCTCGCCCGTGGATTCAATGACTCATGAACACGATGCGCACCGCCGCAAGCGCGGCAGTGGCACAAAGGTGGGCGGCGCGGCCGCCTCTGCCAAAACGGCCACTAAAAATTCCGGTGGAAATAAAAAGAACTTCAG GCCCATCTCAGAACGTCGCAAACGTGACTCTGGTCTCAGCGCTGCTGATGTCCGAGCTCTACTCAACCTGTGGGAGGCCCAGGAACGTAAAAAACAGGAATGGAACGCACAAAACCAGTGGGGGCCCGAACATTATTATGGAGTTGGCCATGTCAACGCCGAAGAAGAGCAGCCTGAAGTAGATGAAAATGGTGACCTCTGGTACAGCGAGCCTGTCGTAATCTCTCCTCGTGAACGAGACTACCCTCGCCACTCTTATTTCTCGGAACAGAACCGCATGGCCCTGGCTCACGGCTACCCTGATATGTACCAAGTCGGTCCGGCGGAATTAGCGCAACGATACGAAGAGGCGCGTCGCAAGAGGCAATACGCCAACAAGATGAAGCGCTTCATGGTGGCCAGGAAACGTTCGGACGGCATGATGAGCCACCAGAACAACTATCGGCCCCGCGACGACCTGTACACTCTGGCTGAGCTGCTGCGCTCTGCCCCGCGGGTGCAAGAACAAGACATTCCTGTATATCGGCGACTGATACTGTAA